The sequence TGCGACCCGGCTTCAAGCCTGCCGACAAGACGCTCATCAACCAGTGGACACTAGAGCAGTTCTACGATAACAGCATCAATCCTACTGTTTCTGGTTCTGAAGCAGATGAGTACACACGGTACATTGAACATCCATTGAACCTACCCTTGGTGGTGAGTAGTGAAATGCCGAGCGCGGACGACCCAGGTGCTATGGAGTACTACGAATACCTATGCATGACCGAAGGTGGACCGCAAGCACCAACCGATATCGATGAGTCCAGTATCGCTGCTTCTGGGCTTGCTCGCATCGATACCGACGTCGCTTCTCTCCGCTCTTTCCAATCCTACTCGCGGCCTATGACCTCGGCCTCCGTCAGCACCCCGTTCTCACACGCCCCAACGTATTCTTGGCCACAGTCGCTGAACCCTCATCCGCACCTCTACCCGTCTTTCACCGATGAAATCTTGCCGCAAACATACTCGACATCTGGCAAATTTCAGACAGCCGAGGAAGACATCGAGGAATTTGAAGAGTACCTGGATGTCAAAGATAACCCACTGGATGTTGAAGAAGAGGATGGTACCAAGAAGCGGTATAAGGCCTACAGGCAATGGCTGAAGGGTAAGAGCTTCTTCAAGCAGAGCAAGGTTGATCCGGAGTGGCAGAATCAGTTGCCAGTTAGATGATGAAAATCTCTATGGGCATAGGAACAGATGGCGTTTGGGTATTCATAACAGCGTTTATTGCATGGCATCTGGAGTTAAAGTACAAACCACAAACAAAGTCGAGTCGGCTATTGCTGAAATTCTACCATGCGCTAGCCGTTTCAGTAACCCACTGCGTGCCACATTCCCCGTGGCAATAGCCCCTGCACTCCCTCTCTCTCGTGACTGTCGGTGTACTACTACATCCCTTCACCTCCCCCTTTGGCACAGTAACTGTGCTCAGTATGATACAGTCAGGCACAGCGCAACCCATTGTGTCCTCGGGGCAGATTTTCGTTGCGCTCACAGTATGAGTATAACACGGCCTAGTCGACGACAGTGTTGGCTCGAGGGTAAGTGTCGAAGCGGTGAAGGAAGTCGTCGGGGGCCCAGCACAGGACGCAACGACGGTCCAGCTTGTTGCACACCCTGTAGGGCACTTGGTCGGGCAAGGCGCATATACTGTATCTGTGGCTGTGCGTGTACAACAGTTGTCAGTTATACAAGGCTGCGTAATGGTTGACAGCAGCAGACACAGAGGGCGGATGCAGTGGGCAGCGTTGAAGGTGCAGGAGGACCATGGTGCAGGTCTATCGACGCGTGTACTGAATGATGGACAGTGGCGTGGGGCGAGAGTGGTGGTTGTGATTGTAGTACGGACTACGGTACGATATGTGCGAGTGACCGGTGTTGAGGCTGGACAAGTCTGTGAAGAGGGGAAGGGAGGCGTGTAGGGCGGGATGGCGAAGGCGAAGGAGCTTGTGATTGTTAGCACTGGGATGAGGCTTTCCTAGGATGGAACTGCATGTACCAAAGGCTCAGAAGTAACAATGTGATAGTATACATTGTGAGTGCTCAGCCAGAAGTGATATTGTGGGTATACTCAGGATGCGAGCGATCGTGCTGCTTATCTTATGCTCTTTCTCTATCTGCCTCCTTCCTGGAGCTACCATCGGGGTTGCGATGCTACCGATCCGAGGAATACGAAGGACTGCTGTGATCACAAGGTTGGTAGGAGGAGTCGAAGACGGGCTTGTGTCATGTTTATGCGTACGCTTTCTTGGAATGTACGAATGGTCTCGAGACAGACATCGAGCTGAACTCTTGCAACCAATCAAGATGTGGGTGGCTTCTCAACAGCCAAACAAAACAGACGATGACGCTTGCCGTTAGACTATTGTTACTATTCTAAGTGCTTCATGAGTTACTGCATGAGTGTCTGGTCGTTTAGAGAACAGTAAGACCATGACACGATCAGTGGAATGTATGGTTTTGTGTGTAAACCGCCTTTCGTATCCCACAGAAATTGCCAGAGCCGAGAGTGCTATGGTGCCGCGCGCGTGAATTAAAAAAAAACGCTCAGCGTTACAGCAGAACTATAGTTTCTTGCCTGTCTGGCGGTTCCGCAGTCCACATTTGAGACTAGCAGCAGCATTTTGGGGTCATTGCAATCGTACTATCGCAGCTCACGGCTGCTTTCGATTCGAACGCCCTCGATGCCAAATTATGTTACACGTATATACACTTTCGTATGAAGCTGAATTAAGCAGCGGCGGCCTTTGGCTTCTTCGTTCCGTACTTCGATCTCGATGTGATTCTGTTGCCAACACCTCCCTGCACCTTGTTAGCCAGAGCACGGGTTCGGGTAATGACGTAGTACACACCAGGTCCAATGCTCCTCTGACCAAATGGTACTTTACACCAGGACAATCTTGCGCGCGCCCACCTCGTACCATGACGACCGAATGCTGCTGTACGTTGTGGCCTAGGGATGAGTCAGCTCGTTGATGTCAGATCTCCGGGTCCTGCCTGTAACACACCCTCTCCAGGAATGTATGCCGTGATGACTTTTCCCGTACTCAATCTGACCCTGGCGATCTTCCTCTCTCCCGAGTTGGGCTTCTTCGGCTTCGTTGTGCCGACCTTCAAGCAAACGCCCTTCAGCTCTGGTCGGTTGGCGAGCTGCGGCGATCGCAGCTTTCGTGCTCTTTGTGCAATTCGCCCCTGACGTAGAACCTGGATCAATGTGCATTTGTTGGCTCGCGATGCGGGTGTAGGGCCGAGCGAGAGGCCAGCGAAGGCGTTGTGGAGAGATGTGGCGGCGATGGACGGCCGCGCAGCAATCAAAGAGGATTGCGCAAAGATGGACGGCCGTACGAGGCGTCGAAGGAACTGGACAGAcatggcggcggcggtgatGATGTTGCGCTGTTGCAATGGACAAAAGTTCGTGATGCAGCGCGTTTGATTTGAGATGACTAAGCGGTGCCGACATCCCTTATCTTAGCTCCAGCTTTCCCATGCTTTGCCACAAAGTATCGTATATCGGAGCCATCATGAACTTCTGCATATTTCGAGTCAGCATCTTCACGGCTGTAATTGGGTCAGACTTGCGTCTGTAAGCCAAGATCTACGTACTGTGTCTGCAGACGAGAGCCACCGAGCAACTTGTGTTGTCGTCACAGGTCGATTATTCTCCAGCTGTACGACCTGAGACACAGATACTAAACCAATTTTCCAGCGTATCGTGATCACGAAGCTTGAAAGTAGATACACAGTCCCTATCCATGTGCTGAGTGGTATGGAGGAGGCAAACTGCGTTCCACCTAGTTAGCTACCCTCACGCAGTTGTTACGCCGGGCAGAACACCAACTTACAGTAGGCTGTATCTCTATTCTCTCTACACCACGCAAACTGGATGCAATTTCAATTttctttagttactaatacTTAAAAGCCTAAGCGCCACGAATGCATACATGACTATAGCTTGTTGTGCAGTAGTTGTAGTGTTATGCTGCGTTGTCACAAAGTTGGCTTGCAGTGGGTAACGGTATTCTCTTTCCGCACTTTGGTTtctaccgtgtccgtgcgcgcaacgaccggagtcgcgcaacaaccgaaTTATCACAACTACACTATACTTTAACACGTCGTAACTTAataactatagcagctattaataaagcacttatagtaattaatatactaaaactaggtaaaaaacttatatattagtattatactactaggtttagcgttaactgcgtaactctagcttagagacacaagcacgtttaggactcctaggagactaaggatattaactAGTAACGTTTAATgctataacaggagatagagcttataaagtatatagagttgcttagtacttattacttactacctactagagagataatctagaattttgcgttactagtagcttaaaatctagttagtaagagctaggttacctgctttattaataagtactctatctatcttatcttacattactctactagaatagattaactatattataacactaattcctataataaatatacactctactttaacctactatagtataaaatctctaaatacttTATTAAgagttactatatatataatatagataagaagggctttataattagtattataggtaggataaaatatatatttagtaagcgtatatagataaagggagagattaaagcatctatctaggatagtaactaagcttagtagacgcttatagcgtgtatatgtagtaataggatagtactactactaggcattatctataagttagctaacgctagtattaaattagactaggtagctaaaattaagctaggaaaacactctgtaatagttatattatctCTCTTAGGGTGgacaaatagggatataggccttacctagcttaagtaggtatttaattactacactaaggagaaagcacAAAAAAATTAGAAGCTTTTAATACTAGGTAGCTACAGATCCTacataataatagactttattaagtactataataactataagatcCTTCTAGCTGTCTATtccccttacttaacctaaacactctagctacttaatataatgctatttaagcctctattaatagtatacttaaaagtagttataatatacatctataaggcttaaaataacacacctattactagagcagacttcttctacctattctagctagcgtagatgtgtagctttactaaaaagctaatacttaagtcctttaaggtaacaggtatctatctacttaattctaacattatcctctattactttattaaaacactagagagcttagatttagataggtccttattatctatttatagtaataaggattagcttaaaatagaaaCGTTGTTACAGCgtatagttaaaaactaaagtaagagtaatattaaaaagataagataattaatctactatatcttagttaaaaccttactcctctagtataagatagatagccttaaaaagactctaaagacgtagaagaagcataaaaagaatagtaaaaccttagacttaCAGTAATagcaggagtactatagtagtgcagtgttctagttacctagaaaggttaataaagcataCTTCTATAAGCAAGTTAGACAAcataaggagaaggaggagaagcttagaaaagctactagtaaggaagtagcagctgctaagaagctagttaaggagaaggagaaggaggagaggtatgtagcataagaggcagctaaggtagtatataagaagaagaaggctaatatagtaaattagaaggctaaatagaaggctaaaaagtagtattaataataagagcttaatgctgtaaaagctatataattaccttaaaagagtaagaagaaagctttataagtaacctagctaaaaaagtgTTAAAAATATAGTCCTAGGGATAAtattagtagttatagtccCCTATGACTGTCCCTAGCTCCTCTACTTAAAACTACATCACATAGCTATAATGTTAAGttactagctaaatttaaatagtatatcttttttataagtaattaattagtactacactataaaattataaaataatagctgttataggtggctctatagccttatctaattttaaGCGTTGAGGTGGTTttcggtcgttgcgcgactccggtcgttgcgcgcacggacacggtaagCGCCGGCATCACAACAAGCTACTTCTGATAGGTTATCGTTTGTCCTCTACTGTCGGCGAGCCGCCGCTCATCATCTACTAGATCATACCTACCGTCTTGAGATCGACCTAAAGTACGATCAAACTCGAATTAAGCATGTTTTCCTCTTAGAACAGCGCAACGGGGCTGTCACTGGTCCCGACAAGCATTCAGTTCATGTGGTATATCGAACGCCAGGGGAACCTGCTTTCCAATCAGCCAGCTCGAATAATCCATCACCCCGCGGAGAATGTGCAGCAGCGCTGCGGTGGCTGAAGGAGTGTAAATGTTACAGTCCACGTTCACAACCTTTTTACCCAGCACGGCTTCTCAGTCTTGAGCAATTGAAAGCTTCCAACGCCAGAAATAAAACCTTTCCGCTCGTTTACGATCGTACAGCAGTGAAGGTCCATCTCATTGAAACAGAGCCTTGGTTTGGCACAAAGGGCAAAGGAGCAGGCTATAGCGGCGGCAACAAGCAGTATGTGACGTTGTCGCATTGTTGGGGTGGCGTCGTTAGCCATCAACTGACCAGGGATAACTACAGCGATTTCGCTCTGGGCATACCTGTCAACGATCTACCGAAGACATTCCAAGACGCTGTGTATTTCGCGGCTAGTCTTGAGGAAGTTGGATATAT is a genomic window of Ascochyta rabiei chromosome 16, complete sequence containing:
- a CDS encoding 40S ribosomal protein S12, coding for MSVQFLRRLVRPSIFAQSSLIAARPSIAATSLHNAFAGLSLGPTPASRANKCTLIQVLRQGRIAQRARKLRSPQLANRPELKGVCLKVGTTKPKKPNSGERKIARVRLSTGKVITAYIPGEGHNVQQHSVVMVRGGRAQDCPGVKYHLVRGALDLGGVGNRITSRSKYGTKKPKAAAA